Proteins from one Oncorhynchus masou masou isolate Uvic2021 chromosome 12, UVic_Omas_1.1, whole genome shotgun sequence genomic window:
- the LOC135550141 gene encoding protein argonaute-3-like isoform X2: protein MEIGTSGDVGAQALFSVPRRPGFGTMGKPIKLLANCFQVDIPKMDVYLYEVDIKPEKCPRRVNREVVDSMVKHFKVTIFGDRRPVYDGKRSLYTANPLPVATTGVDLDVTLPGEGGKDRPFKVSIKFVSLVSWHLLHEVLMGRTMPEPLELDKPISTNPVHAVDVVLRHLPSMKYTPVGRSFFSAPEGYDHPLGGGREVWFGFHQSVRPAMWKMMLNIDVSATAFYKAQPVIQFMCEVLDIHNIDEQPRPLTDSHRVKFTKEIKGLKVEVTHCGTMRRKYRVCNVTRRPASHQTFPLQLENGQTVERTVAQYFREKYSLQLKYPHLPCLQVGQEQKHTYLPLEVCNIVAGQRCIKKLTDNQTSTMIKATARSAPDRQEEISRLVRSANYEADPFVQEFQFRVRDEMAQVTGRVLPAPGLQYGGRASLEHFMNRTVATPSHGVWDMRGKQFHTGVEIKMWAIACFATQRQCREEILKGFTDQLRKISKDAGMPIQGQPCFCKYAQGSDSVEPMFRHLKNTYAGLQLIIVILPGKTPVYAEVKRVGDTLLGMATQCVQVKNVVKTSPQTLSNLCLKINVKLGGINNILVPHQRPSVFQQPVIFLGADVTHPPAGDGKKPSIAAVVGSMDAHPSRYCATVRVQRPRQEVIQDLASMVRELLIQFYKSTRYKPTRIIFYRDGVSEGQFRQVLYYELLAIREACIMLEKEYQPGITYIVVQKRHHTRLFCADRNERVGRSGNIPAGTTVDTDITHPYEFDFYLCSHAGIQGTSRPSHYHVLWDDNCFTADEFQLLTYQLCHTYVRCTRSVSIPAPAYYAHLVAFRARYHLVDKEHDSAEGSHVSGQSNGRDPTALAKAVQIHHDTLRTMYFA from the exons gagATGTTGGGGCCCAGGCCCTGTTTTCAGTGCCACGGAGGCCTGGCTTTGGCACCATGGGGAAGCCTATCAAGCTGCTGGCCAACTGCTTCCAGGTGGATATCCCCAAGATGGATGTCTACCTCTATGAAGTAGACATCAAGCCCGAGAAGTGCCCACGTCGCGTCAACAG GGAGGTGGTGGACTCCATGGTGAAGCACTTCAAGGTGACCATCTTTGGGGACCGAAGGCCAGTCTACGATGGGAAGAGGAGCCTCTACACAGCCAACCCCCTACCAGTCGCCACAACGGGG GTGGATCTGGATGTCACCCTGCCAGGGGAGGGGGGTAAGGATCGCCCCTTCAAAGTGTCCATCAAGTTTGTGTCGCTAGTCAGCTGGCACCTACTGCACGAGGTCCTGATGGGGCGCACCATGCCTGAGCCCTTGGAGCTGGACAAGCCCATCAGCACCAACCCTGTACACGCAGTGGATGTGGTGCTGCGACACCTGCCTTCCATGAA GTACACCCCAGTGGGGCGCTCCTTCTTCTCTGCCCCAGAGGGTTATGACCACCCTCTGGGCGGGGGTAGGGAGGTGTGGTTCGGCTTCCACCAGTCGGTGCGGCCCGCCATGTGGAAGATGATGCTCAACATTGACG TATCAGCCACGGCGTTCTACAAGGCCCAGCCGGTGATCCAGTTCATGTGCGAGGTCCTGGACATCCACAACATAGACGAGCAGCCCCGGCCCCTCACCGACTCCCACAGGGTCAAGTTCACCAAAGAGATCAAAG GTCTGAAGGTGGAAGTGACCCACTGcgggacgatgcggaggaagtACAGAGTGTGTAACGTGACTCGTCGTCCTGCCAGCCACCAGAC GTTCCCCCTGCAGCTGGAGAATGGTCAGACAGTGGAGCGCACGGTGGCCCAGTACTTCAGAGAGAAGTACAGCCTGCAGCTGAAGTACCCCCACCTCCCCTGCCTACAGGTGGGCCAGGAGCAGAAACACACCTACCTGCCCCTGGAG GTGTGCAACATAGTAGCTGGCCAGCGTTGTATTAAAAAACTCACTGATAACCAGACGTCCACCATGATCAAAGCCACGGCCCGctctgccccagacagacaggaggagatcAGCAGGCTG GTGCGGAGTGCGAACTATGAGGCGGACCCGTTCGTCCAGGAGTTTCAGTTCCGCGTGCGTGACGAGATGGCTCAGGTGACGGGCCGTGTGCTGCCGGCCCCCGGGCTGCAGTACGGCGGCAGGGCAAGCTTGGAACACTTCATG AACCGCACGGTGGCCACACCCAGCCACGGCGTGTGGGACATGAGGGGCAAACAGTTCCACACTGGTGTGGAGATCAAGATGTGGGCCATCGCTTGCTTTGCCACACAGAGGCAGTGTCGTGAGGAGATCCTCAA AGGTTTTACTGACCAGCTGCGTAAGATCTCTAAGGATGCTGGGATGCCCATCCAGGGCCAGCCATGTTTCTGTAAGTACGCTCAGGGATCAGACAGTGTAGAGCCCATGTTCAGGCACCTGAAGAACACCTACGCTGGCCTGCAGCTCATCATCGTCATCCTACCTGGAAAGACCCCAGTCTACG CTGAGGTGAAGCGGGTTGGAGACACCCTCCTGGGCATGGCCACTCAGTGTGTCCAGGTGAAGAACGTGGTAAAGACATCCCCTCAGACCCTCTCCAACCTCTGCCTCAAGATCAACGTCAAACTGGGGGGCATCAACAACATCCTGGTGCCACACCAACG TCCCTCAGTGTTCCAGCAGCCTGTTATCTTCCTGGGGGCCGACGTCACTCATCCTCCAGCCGGAGACGGAAAGAAGCCATCCATCGCAGCG GTGGTGGGCAGTATGGACGCCCACCCCAGCAGGTACTGTGCCACAGTGAGGGTACAGAGACCCAGACAGGAGGTGATCCAGGACCTGGCCTCCATGGTGCGGGAGCTCCTCATCCAGTTCTACAAGTCTACCCGCTACAAACCAACCAGAATCATATTTTATAGGGATGGTGTGTCAGAGGGACAGTTCAGACAG GTGCTGTACTATGAGCTGCTGGCCATCAGAGAAGCCTGTATCATGTTGGAGAAAGAGTACCAACCGGGCATCACCTACATTGTAGTGCAGAAGCGCCATCACACACGACTCTTCTGTGCTGACCGGAACGAGCGG GTTGGACGGAGTGGTAACATTCCTGCAGGCACCACTGTGGACACAGATATAACCCACCCCTATGAGTTTGACTTTTACCTCTGCAGCCATGCAGGAATACAG GGTACCAGCAGACCTTCccactaccatgttctgtgggACGACAACTGCTTCACGGCTGACGAGTTCCAGCTGCTCACCTACCAGCTGTGCCACACCTACGTCCGCTGCACCCGCTCAGTCTCCATCCCCGCGCCAGCCTACTACGCCCACCTGGTGGCCTTCCGCGCCCGCTACCACCTGGTGGACAAAGAACATGACAG TGCGGAGGGCAGCCATGTCTCGGGGCAGAGTAATGGCCGAGACCCCACAGCCCTCGCCAAGGCTGTTCAGATTCATCACGACACACTGAGGACCATGTACTTCGCCTGA
- the LOC135550141 gene encoding protein argonaute-3-like isoform X1, which yields MEIGTSGDVGAQALFSVPRRPGFGTMGKPIKLLANCFQVDIPKMDVYLYEVDIKPEKCPRRVNREVVDSMVKHFKVTIFGDRRPVYDGKRSLYTANPLPVATTGVDLDVTLPGEGGKDRPFKVSIKFVSLVSWHLLHEVLMGRTMPEPLELDKPISTNPVHAVDVVLRHLPSMKYTPVGRSFFSAPEGYDHPLGGGREVWFGFHQSVRPAMWKMMLNIDVSATAFYKAQPVIQFMCEVLDIHNIDEQPRPLTDSHRVKFTKEIKGLKVEVTHCGTMRRKYRVCNVTRRPASHQTFPLQLENGQTVERTVAQYFREKYSLQLKYPHLPCLQVGQEQKHTYLPLEVCNIVAGQRCIKKLTDNQTSTMIKATARSAPDRQEEISRLVRSANYEADPFVQEFQFRVRDEMAQVTGRVLPAPGLQYGGRASLEHFMSQQMNPAVSLQNRTVATPSHGVWDMRGKQFHTGVEIKMWAIACFATQRQCREEILKGFTDQLRKISKDAGMPIQGQPCFCKYAQGSDSVEPMFRHLKNTYAGLQLIIVILPGKTPVYAEVKRVGDTLLGMATQCVQVKNVVKTSPQTLSNLCLKINVKLGGINNILVPHQRPSVFQQPVIFLGADVTHPPAGDGKKPSIAAVVGSMDAHPSRYCATVRVQRPRQEVIQDLASMVRELLIQFYKSTRYKPTRIIFYRDGVSEGQFRQVLYYELLAIREACIMLEKEYQPGITYIVVQKRHHTRLFCADRNERVGRSGNIPAGTTVDTDITHPYEFDFYLCSHAGIQGTSRPSHYHVLWDDNCFTADEFQLLTYQLCHTYVRCTRSVSIPAPAYYAHLVAFRARYHLVDKEHDSAEGSHVSGQSNGRDPTALAKAVQIHHDTLRTMYFA from the exons gagATGTTGGGGCCCAGGCCCTGTTTTCAGTGCCACGGAGGCCTGGCTTTGGCACCATGGGGAAGCCTATCAAGCTGCTGGCCAACTGCTTCCAGGTGGATATCCCCAAGATGGATGTCTACCTCTATGAAGTAGACATCAAGCCCGAGAAGTGCCCACGTCGCGTCAACAG GGAGGTGGTGGACTCCATGGTGAAGCACTTCAAGGTGACCATCTTTGGGGACCGAAGGCCAGTCTACGATGGGAAGAGGAGCCTCTACACAGCCAACCCCCTACCAGTCGCCACAACGGGG GTGGATCTGGATGTCACCCTGCCAGGGGAGGGGGGTAAGGATCGCCCCTTCAAAGTGTCCATCAAGTTTGTGTCGCTAGTCAGCTGGCACCTACTGCACGAGGTCCTGATGGGGCGCACCATGCCTGAGCCCTTGGAGCTGGACAAGCCCATCAGCACCAACCCTGTACACGCAGTGGATGTGGTGCTGCGACACCTGCCTTCCATGAA GTACACCCCAGTGGGGCGCTCCTTCTTCTCTGCCCCAGAGGGTTATGACCACCCTCTGGGCGGGGGTAGGGAGGTGTGGTTCGGCTTCCACCAGTCGGTGCGGCCCGCCATGTGGAAGATGATGCTCAACATTGACG TATCAGCCACGGCGTTCTACAAGGCCCAGCCGGTGATCCAGTTCATGTGCGAGGTCCTGGACATCCACAACATAGACGAGCAGCCCCGGCCCCTCACCGACTCCCACAGGGTCAAGTTCACCAAAGAGATCAAAG GTCTGAAGGTGGAAGTGACCCACTGcgggacgatgcggaggaagtACAGAGTGTGTAACGTGACTCGTCGTCCTGCCAGCCACCAGAC GTTCCCCCTGCAGCTGGAGAATGGTCAGACAGTGGAGCGCACGGTGGCCCAGTACTTCAGAGAGAAGTACAGCCTGCAGCTGAAGTACCCCCACCTCCCCTGCCTACAGGTGGGCCAGGAGCAGAAACACACCTACCTGCCCCTGGAG GTGTGCAACATAGTAGCTGGCCAGCGTTGTATTAAAAAACTCACTGATAACCAGACGTCCACCATGATCAAAGCCACGGCCCGctctgccccagacagacaggaggagatcAGCAGGCTG GTGCGGAGTGCGAACTATGAGGCGGACCCGTTCGTCCAGGAGTTTCAGTTCCGCGTGCGTGACGAGATGGCTCAGGTGACGGGCCGTGTGCTGCCGGCCCCCGGGCTGCAGTACGGCGGCAGGGCAAGCTTGGAACACTTCATG TCCCAGCAGATGAACCCTGCGGTGTCATTGCAGAACCGCACGGTGGCCACACCCAGCCACGGCGTGTGGGACATGAGGGGCAAACAGTTCCACACTGGTGTGGAGATCAAGATGTGGGCCATCGCTTGCTTTGCCACACAGAGGCAGTGTCGTGAGGAGATCCTCAA AGGTTTTACTGACCAGCTGCGTAAGATCTCTAAGGATGCTGGGATGCCCATCCAGGGCCAGCCATGTTTCTGTAAGTACGCTCAGGGATCAGACAGTGTAGAGCCCATGTTCAGGCACCTGAAGAACACCTACGCTGGCCTGCAGCTCATCATCGTCATCCTACCTGGAAAGACCCCAGTCTACG CTGAGGTGAAGCGGGTTGGAGACACCCTCCTGGGCATGGCCACTCAGTGTGTCCAGGTGAAGAACGTGGTAAAGACATCCCCTCAGACCCTCTCCAACCTCTGCCTCAAGATCAACGTCAAACTGGGGGGCATCAACAACATCCTGGTGCCACACCAACG TCCCTCAGTGTTCCAGCAGCCTGTTATCTTCCTGGGGGCCGACGTCACTCATCCTCCAGCCGGAGACGGAAAGAAGCCATCCATCGCAGCG GTGGTGGGCAGTATGGACGCCCACCCCAGCAGGTACTGTGCCACAGTGAGGGTACAGAGACCCAGACAGGAGGTGATCCAGGACCTGGCCTCCATGGTGCGGGAGCTCCTCATCCAGTTCTACAAGTCTACCCGCTACAAACCAACCAGAATCATATTTTATAGGGATGGTGTGTCAGAGGGACAGTTCAGACAG GTGCTGTACTATGAGCTGCTGGCCATCAGAGAAGCCTGTATCATGTTGGAGAAAGAGTACCAACCGGGCATCACCTACATTGTAGTGCAGAAGCGCCATCACACACGACTCTTCTGTGCTGACCGGAACGAGCGG GTTGGACGGAGTGGTAACATTCCTGCAGGCACCACTGTGGACACAGATATAACCCACCCCTATGAGTTTGACTTTTACCTCTGCAGCCATGCAGGAATACAG GGTACCAGCAGACCTTCccactaccatgttctgtgggACGACAACTGCTTCACGGCTGACGAGTTCCAGCTGCTCACCTACCAGCTGTGCCACACCTACGTCCGCTGCACCCGCTCAGTCTCCATCCCCGCGCCAGCCTACTACGCCCACCTGGTGGCCTTCCGCGCCCGCTACCACCTGGTGGACAAAGAACATGACAG TGCGGAGGGCAGCCATGTCTCGGGGCAGAGTAATGGCCGAGACCCCACAGCCCTCGCCAAGGCTGTTCAGATTCATCACGACACACTGAGGACCATGTACTTCGCCTGA